One window from the genome of Leptospiraceae bacterium encodes:
- a CDS encoding TIGR03960 family B12-binding radical SAM protein, which translates to MTVSNLYSQDILDISTRTSLPFDPKLERVDKKLIYELLQKVQKPGRYIGAEFGIPKKHPEDHFVKVVLSYPDVYELGMSNEGLKILYDQLHRNGFFCDRVFLPWSDFGALLKEYEIPLYSLDHFLKITSFDVWGFNVAHELNFTNILYALDLAHIPLLRSQRRHHDPFIICGGTAVSNPLPLFDFVDGVFMGDGEEAIIEIVKVIENGKKQKKPRKEILKDLQNVEGLVIPEFYQVIENPSGYPTYLGKRVQKRTYRSEEFANLEHIVIPNIEITQDRTVLEVNRGCGQGCRFCHAGFWKRPVRNVAVERLIEIAGKLLRKTGNNVLTLHSLSIANYPWLEDLVIGLAKRYGPEGVSLSLPSLRVQVNTIPILEMTSDIRKSNITFALEAGSEFLREKIHKKVSEENLHYLISLVYQKGWDLVKVYFMLGLPDSRNREVDDLIRSLNALGKLAEEHGKRKKVNVTVSLFVPKPFTTFQWEEQKPPEYFEEAIQRIKNEVRSKRVWVRHPSPWMAYIEGLLSRGDHRVGEYLLKAYQKGAKFDSWDDGFREDIWREIMEEIPVSLKTLWLGKKHPGTPMPWEDVVDGFPIEKLLRDYEKFEAITEENINPVKRELLDPSKYPPELFKKVSIPKEKMVSKSLVKLTYAKIRDFVYISHLDTVEVFRKALRRAKFPMTFTSGFNKTEKLHTTNSLPLYVHSLKEELYLHSYKNLHQEALSKYFEEIENNLPEDLILMNLEVVKQYQKPKEVSYRLEFRDQILFENIYKKILQIFSNNQHAVLSSNGKPKIINILHFELCSQKDFIQYLKNSYPNSERIKHKLYFDQKDWLYGIHLHLPEANEQFISLSDLVTQNLEIPKSQWNVYLRVIKL; encoded by the coding sequence ATGACAGTGTCTAATTTGTATTCTCAGGATATTCTTGATATTTCTACGAGAACTTCACTTCCTTTCGATCCCAAGCTAGAGAGAGTTGATAAGAAATTGATTTATGAACTTTTGCAAAAGGTTCAAAAGCCTGGAAGATACATTGGAGCTGAGTTTGGCATTCCTAAAAAACATCCTGAAGATCATTTTGTTAAAGTAGTATTGAGCTATCCTGATGTTTATGAGCTGGGTATGTCAAATGAAGGTTTAAAAATACTTTATGATCAACTTCATAGAAATGGATTTTTTTGTGATCGAGTGTTTTTGCCCTGGAGTGATTTTGGAGCTCTTTTGAAAGAATATGAAATCCCACTTTATTCTTTAGATCATTTTTTAAAAATCACAAGTTTTGATGTTTGGGGGTTTAATGTTGCCCATGAATTGAATTTTACGAATATTTTGTATGCTTTGGATTTAGCTCACATCCCTTTGTTGAGAAGCCAACGAAGACACCATGATCCTTTCATTATTTGTGGTGGAACAGCGGTTTCGAATCCTCTCCCTTTGTTTGATTTTGTGGATGGTGTCTTTATGGGGGATGGAGAAGAAGCCATCATAGAAATAGTAAAAGTGATTGAAAACGGCAAAAAGCAAAAAAAACCCCGAAAAGAAATCTTAAAAGATTTACAAAATGTCGAAGGGTTGGTAATACCTGAGTTTTACCAAGTGATTGAAAATCCCAGTGGTTATCCTACTTATTTGGGAAAAAGGGTTCAAAAAAGAACCTATCGTAGTGAGGAGTTTGCAAATTTAGAGCATATTGTGATTCCTAACATTGAAATCACCCAAGATCGAACTGTGTTGGAAGTTAATCGCGGTTGTGGTCAAGGTTGTCGGTTCTGTCATGCAGGATTTTGGAAGAGACCCGTTAGGAACGTGGCAGTCGAACGCTTGATTGAAATTGCAGGGAAATTACTTAGAAAAACCGGAAACAACGTTTTGACTCTTCATTCTTTATCCATTGCTAATTATCCTTGGTTAGAGGATTTAGTGATTGGTTTGGCAAAACGTTACGGTCCTGAGGGGGTTTCTTTGTCTCTTCCCAGTCTTCGTGTTCAAGTAAATACCATTCCCATTTTGGAAATGACTTCAGATATTCGAAAGTCGAATATTACTTTCGCATTGGAGGCAGGTTCAGAGTTTTTACGGGAAAAGATTCACAAAAAAGTCTCAGAAGAGAATCTTCACTATTTGATAAGTTTGGTTTACCAAAAAGGATGGGATTTAGTAAAAGTTTATTTTATGTTGGGACTTCCTGATTCGCGAAATAGAGAAGTCGATGATTTGATTCGATCGCTAAATGCTCTAGGCAAACTCGCAGAAGAACACGGAAAGCGAAAAAAAGTAAATGTCACAGTTTCTTTATTTGTTCCCAAACCCTTTACTACGTTTCAGTGGGAAGAACAAAAACCCCCCGAATACTTCGAGGAAGCCATCCAAAGAATCAAAAACGAAGTTCGTTCGAAAAGAGTATGGGTTCGTCATCCTTCCCCATGGATGGCATATATAGAAGGACTATTATCACGAGGTGATCACAGAGTAGGAGAATATCTTTTGAAGGCTTACCAAAAAGGAGCTAAGTTTGATTCTTGGGACGATGGTTTTCGAGAAGACATCTGGCGTGAAATCATGGAAGAAATCCCAGTTTCTCTGAAAACTCTATGGCTGGGGAAAAAACATCCAGGAACTCCCATGCCGTGGGAAGATGTTGTCGATGGTTTTCCTATCGAAAAATTACTTCGAGATTATGAGAAGTTCGAGGCCATCACAGAAGAAAACATCAACCCAGTAAAAAGAGAATTATTAGATCCATCAAAATATCCGCCAGAACTCTTCAAGAAGGTTTCAATCCCAAAAGAGAAAATGGTATCCAAGTCCCTTGTGAAGCTTACTTATGCAAAAATCAGGGATTTTGTTTATATAAGCCATTTGGATACGGTAGAAGTTTTTCGAAAAGCCCTAAGGCGTGCAAAGTTCCCCATGACCTTTACCAGTGGTTTTAACAAAACCGAGAAACTTCATACAACAAATTCCCTTCCTCTTTATGTGCATTCTCTAAAAGAAGAACTCTATCTTCATAGTTATAAAAACCTTCATCAAGAAGCATTGTCAAAATACTTCGAAGAAATCGAAAACAATCTCCCAGAAGATTTAATTTTAATGAATTTAGAAGTAGTAAAACAATATCAAAAACCGAAAGAAGTATCATATCGATTAGAGTTTCGAGATCAAATTTTATTTGAAAATATTTACAAAAAAATATTACAAATTTTTTCAAACAATCAACACGCAGTCCTTTCATCCAACGGAAAACCAAAGATCATAAATATTCTTCATTTTGAGTTGTGCTCTCAAAAAGATTTTATTCAATATTTGAAAAATTCCTATCCCAACTCAGAAAGAATCAAACATAAACTTTATTTTGATCAAAAGGACTGGTTATATGGCATTCATCTTCATTTACCCGAAGCCAATGAACAATTCATTTCTCTTTCTGATTTGGTGACTCAAAACTTGGAGATTCCCAAATCTCAATGGAATGTTTATCTTCGAGTAATTAAGTTATAA
- a CDS encoding single-stranded DNA-binding protein — MASLAYTFVRGVIVKEPELRIVGENQKVAILTLAVNHSRKKESVSFFSIEAWGKNAEICSKHLKKGARVTILGDLRQDRWTDDKGEIHSRTKIIARQIHLEFQTRKIQKQVA; from the coding sequence ATGGCGAGTTTAGCATACACGTTTGTTCGTGGTGTTATAGTAAAAGAACCTGAGCTCCGTATCGTTGGCGAAAACCAAAAAGTGGCAATCCTCACCCTTGCTGTAAATCATAGTAGAAAAAAAGAATCGGTGAGTTTTTTTTCCATAGAAGCATGGGGAAAAAACGCAGAGATTTGCAGCAAACATCTAAAAAAAGGAGCAAGAGTCACCATATTAGGGGATTTACGACAAGATCGATGGACTGACGATAAAGGAGAAATTCACTCCCGAACCAAAATCATTGCACGACAAATCCATTTAGAGTTTCAAACAAGAAAAATCCAAAAACAAGTTGCTTGA
- a CDS encoding bZIP transcription factor, protein MSKRLVLPLSFLTFFLFLVYLFIFSSIGYFAFEKKRNSIYQLEKQIEELKRENQILQEKLILNENQNQKEFYFYIIKFENINTNSFSETSGKFNSYFFTSQENLFFFAFLLIGIAGYVFILLTLLQKAQK, encoded by the coding sequence ATGTCTAAAAGGCTTGTATTGCCTTTGAGCTTTTTGACCTTTTTTCTTTTTTTGGTTTATCTTTTTATCTTTAGTTCCATAGGGTATTTTGCTTTCGAAAAGAAAAGAAATTCCATCTATCAATTAGAAAAACAAATCGAGGAACTCAAAAGAGAAAATCAGATTTTACAAGAAAAGCTCATCTTGAATGAGAACCAAAATCAAAAAGAATTCTATTTCTATATCATTAAGTTCGAAAACATAAACACAAACTCTTTTTCAGAAACTTCTGGGAAGTTCAATTCATACTTTTTCACATCTCAAGAAAATTTGTTTTTCTTTGCCTTTTTACTAATTGGCATTGCTGGGTATGTTTTTATTTTGCTAACGCTACTTCAAAAAGCTCAAAAGTAG
- a CDS encoding flagellar biosynthetic protein FliO, which yields MKSKKNYVLLIFSLILIGNLYSQEVSKKDPQQELKEIEKSWMEEIQMQNPQRTLNPAPNENPQANVIFDETPTVAGLIFRFVFVLGIFGFFFYYLIKYLKKKHWIVGDTASPVQILGTIPLMSGKFLQIVDIAGQIVILGISENSIQLVQVVENSIVAEKIRLWYQDYQQKRRAYENQWKTFFRENFFQTFQLWHSQKNPQRSFYAELTNKKNDEITLKEFEELLRIQQDQLKRFKESEI from the coding sequence ATGAAAAGTAAAAAAAATTATGTATTACTTATTTTTTCTTTGATATTGATAGGGAATTTATATTCACAAGAAGTCTCAAAAAAGGACCCTCAGCAGGAACTCAAAGAAATAGAAAAGAGCTGGATGGAAGAAATCCAGATGCAAAATCCGCAGCGAACTCTAAATCCAGCACCCAATGAAAACCCACAGGCAAACGTCATTTTCGATGAAACCCCCACGGTCGCTGGCTTGATTTTTCGATTTGTTTTTGTTCTCGGGATTTTTGGATTTTTTTTCTATTATTTAATCAAATATCTCAAAAAGAAGCATTGGATTGTTGGAGACACGGCTTCTCCAGTGCAAATCTTAGGAACTATACCCCTGATGTCGGGGAAGTTTCTGCAAATCGTTGATATTGCCGGTCAAATTGTGATTTTGGGAATTTCCGAAAACTCGATTCAATTAGTGCAGGTGGTAGAAAACAGCATCGTTGCCGAAAAAATTCGTCTTTGGTATCAAGACTATCAACAAAAAAGAAGAGCGTATGAGAATCAGTGGAAAACTTTCTTTAGGGAGAATTTTTTTCAAACTTTTCAATTGTGGCATTCCCAGAAGAATCCACAACGAAGCTTTTATGCAGAACTGACCAATAAGAAAAATGATGAAATCACTCTTAAAGAATTCGAAGAACTTCTTCGAATCCAACAAGATCAGTTAAAACGCTTCAAAGAAAGCGAGATATGA
- a CDS encoding RpiB/LacA/LacB family sugar-phosphate isomerase, whose translation MKVAISSDEWAEVVEIVINECKNRGYEVEYYGPDKRESSVDWPIVSAKVACLVAQKKVDFGIVMCWTGTGATLAANKFQGVRAALCFDAETAKGAKIWNHANVLGLSLRLTTPFKAKEILAAFFDTPYSEDEWNKRQMARIAEIEEKQCKFVKDI comes from the coding sequence ATGAAGGTGGCGATTTCAAGTGATGAGTGGGCTGAAGTCGTGGAAATTGTGATCAATGAATGCAAAAATCGTGGTTATGAAGTGGAATACTACGGACCCGATAAGCGTGAGTCTTCTGTGGATTGGCCAATTGTTTCTGCAAAGGTGGCTTGTTTAGTAGCTCAAAAGAAAGTCGATTTTGGGATTGTTATGTGTTGGACCGGAACTGGTGCAACCCTTGCTGCAAATAAATTTCAAGGAGTTCGAGCTGCCTTGTGTTTTGATGCAGAAACTGCAAAAGGAGCGAAAATTTGGAATCATGCGAATGTCTTAGGACTTAGCCTACGACTAACAACCCCCTTCAAAGCAAAAGAAATCCTTGCTGCATTTTTTGATACACCCTATAGCGAAGATGAATGGAATAAACGCCAAATGGCAAGGATTGCAGAAATCGAAGAAAAACAATGCAAATTTGTCAAAGATATCTAA
- the leuB gene encoding 3-isopropylmalate dehydrogenase — translation MKKVAVLAGDGIGPEVVEVALKVLKKALGDLSKEFIWTTGLVGGAAIDSVGHPLPKETLRLCEDSDAIFFGSVGGPKWENLPPDLQPERGALLPLRKHFQLFANLRPVKLYPALKKVIPIKEERIQNGVDLLVVRELTGDVYFGQPKGREGFGETEKAYDTMIYHRYEIERITKVALDSAKLRRKKITSIDKANVLTTMVFWREVVTNYVHRYNQENNEKIELEHMYVDNAAMQLILNPSRFDVILCSNMFGDILSDEASVLGGSLGMLSSASLSVIQNSQGYPFGLYEPAGGSAPDIAGKGVANPIAQILSGALMLRYSFGLDSIAKKIEDAVERALQDGARTKDLAFQNENYLSTIEMGEKILSYL, via the coding sequence ATGAAAAAAGTTGCAGTATTGGCAGGTGATGGCATTGGTCCCGAAGTAGTAGAAGTAGCTCTGAAGGTTCTCAAAAAAGCATTAGGTGATCTATCCAAAGAATTCATTTGGACTACAGGATTAGTTGGGGGTGCTGCAATTGATAGCGTAGGTCATCCACTACCAAAAGAAACCTTAAGGTTATGCGAAGATTCTGATGCCATTTTTTTTGGTTCCGTTGGTGGTCCAAAGTGGGAGAATCTACCTCCGGATTTACAACCAGAAAGGGGAGCTCTTTTACCATTACGAAAGCACTTTCAACTTTTTGCAAATCTGAGACCTGTAAAGCTTTACCCTGCATTGAAAAAAGTCATTCCCATCAAAGAAGAAAGAATCCAAAACGGTGTTGATCTACTGGTAGTTCGGGAATTGACGGGTGATGTGTATTTTGGTCAGCCAAAGGGAAGAGAAGGTTTCGGAGAAACAGAAAAAGCCTATGACACAATGATTTATCATCGCTACGAGATTGAACGTATTACCAAGGTGGCATTAGATTCAGCAAAACTACGTCGAAAGAAGATCACAAGCATTGATAAAGCAAATGTTCTAACAACTATGGTTTTTTGGAGAGAAGTTGTAACAAACTATGTCCATCGATATAATCAAGAAAACAACGAAAAGATTGAATTAGAACATATGTATGTGGACAATGCGGCAATGCAGCTTATTTTGAATCCCTCCCGTTTTGATGTGATCTTGTGTAGTAATATGTTTGGAGATATTCTTTCCGATGAGGCTTCGGTTCTGGGGGGATCTTTGGGAATGCTTTCCAGTGCATCTTTATCAGTGATCCAAAATTCACAAGGTTATCCGTTTGGGTTATATGAACCTGCAGGGGGTTCTGCGCCTGATATCGCAGGAAAAGGAGTCGCTAATCCTATTGCTCAAATCCTATCGGGTGCTCTTATGTTGAGATATAGTTTTGGGTTGGATTCGATTGCTAAAAAGATCGAGGATGCAGTGGAAAGAGCTCTTCAAGATGGTGCTCGCACTAAGGATTTGGCTTTTCAAAACGAAAATTATCTATCCACAATAGAAATGGGGGAAAAAATTCTTTCATATCTATAA
- the eno gene encoding phosphopyruvate hydratase: protein MEYRNEPVISEIFAREILDSRGNPTVEVEVLLDDGILGRAAVPSGASTGEGEALELRDKDSKRYLGKGVQKAIQNIEEVIAPKIIDFYSPYRQKEIDQLMIELDGTENKSNLGANAILGVSLAVAHAAANSLSLPLYRYIGGPLADTMPVPMMNILNGGAHADNNLDFQEFMIMPVGFSSFREALRAGAEIFHHLKQVLKDKGYSTAVGDEGGFAPNLNSNEEALQIILNAIEKAGYKPGEEILLALDVASSSFYDKNKKTYHIEGKDVGTDEMIRMYENLVNRYPIISIEDGLSEFDWDGWKILNKTLGKKVQLVGDDLLVTNPKRLQRAIEEQACNSILIKVNQIGSLTETLQTIRLAQKHQFTCIISHRSGETEDTTIAHIAVGTSVGQIKTGSLSRTDRVAKYNELLRIEEDLDTAAVYLGKKVFHHINLT, encoded by the coding sequence ATGGAATATCGAAATGAACCAGTTATTAGCGAAATTTTCGCAAGAGAGATTTTAGACTCTCGTGGAAACCCTACAGTAGAAGTTGAAGTTCTATTGGACGATGGTATTTTGGGAAGAGCCGCCGTTCCCTCCGGTGCCTCCACAGGAGAAGGAGAAGCCTTGGAACTTAGAGACAAGGACTCCAAAAGATATTTAGGAAAGGGTGTTCAAAAAGCAATTCAAAACATCGAAGAAGTGATTGCCCCTAAAATTATTGATTTTTATAGTCCATACCGACAAAAAGAGATTGATCAACTCATGATCGAATTAGATGGGACAGAAAATAAGTCCAACTTGGGTGCTAACGCTATACTTGGAGTAAGTTTAGCTGTTGCCCATGCTGCTGCGAATAGTTTGAGTCTTCCTCTATACAGATACATTGGTGGTCCTTTGGCGGATACCATGCCTGTTCCCATGATGAACATTCTCAATGGAGGAGCACATGCTGATAATAACTTGGATTTTCAAGAGTTCATGATTATGCCCGTTGGGTTTTCTTCATTTCGAGAAGCTTTGAGAGCTGGAGCTGAAATTTTTCATCACCTCAAGCAAGTGTTAAAAGATAAAGGCTATTCCACGGCTGTTGGCGATGAAGGAGGGTTCGCTCCGAATTTGAATTCCAATGAAGAAGCCCTGCAAATCATCCTTAATGCTATTGAAAAAGCCGGCTACAAACCAGGAGAAGAAATCCTACTTGCATTAGATGTTGCTTCCTCAAGCTTTTATGATAAAAACAAAAAAACATATCATATAGAAGGCAAAGATGTGGGCACAGACGAAATGATTCGAATGTATGAGAATCTGGTTAACCGTTATCCAATTATTTCGATCGAAGATGGTTTGTCAGAATTTGATTGGGATGGCTGGAAGATTTTAAACAAAACCTTAGGGAAAAAAGTTCAGCTTGTTGGGGATGACCTTTTAGTCACAAATCCCAAAAGATTACAAAGAGCTATAGAAGAACAAGCATGTAATTCTATTCTCATCAAAGTCAACCAAATTGGAAGTCTCACAGAAACCTTACAAACCATTCGACTAGCCCAAAAGCATCAATTCACCTGTATCATCAGCCATCGGTCAGGAGAAACCGAAGATACAACCATAGCTCATATTGCCGTAGGAACAAGTGTAGGACAAATCAAAACAGGTTCTTTATCAAGAACTGACAGGGTTGCCAAATACAATGAACTCCTCAGAATTGAAGAAGATCTAGATACAGCTGCTGTCTATCTTGGAAAGAAGGTTTTTCATCACATCAACCTCACTTAA
- a CDS encoding UvrD-helicase domain-containing protein — protein sequence MLEKNSFSKKQWKIIHDDSPYKQIVAAAGSGKTKTVIGYTIKSIEENEFLLLLSFSRKACGELRSRLPKVYHPHVEIRTFHAFCYHYIKKYHPTLSKSGFRILLDEQKEKFIENLILSDPKKSKGIPYEIIVKKLNHLKQYHPELFEWVYREIQHYKKENHFLEFEDLIEIVLEGLKNQEEWVSILKETYQNVIVDEFQDTDPRQLYFLSLLQPKKLFVVGDDWQAIYGFRGATVEPFLKFRKFFHNAKVFYLNENFRSLEPIVKLGNHVISYSSKKIPKIVRTIRKQKSPHPVLSFEIQSHKDVEKIVNYVVSYQAMILVRSNYRKNFWLQNGVPLSQVMTIHKSKGLEFPVVFLDLAKGWSGEEFLTDEEIRVLYVGITRAKNLCIILYEYHPTSIELKIFRKVVFKKTENSRHQELEAFLAREKEQRI from the coding sequence ATGTTGGAAAAAAATAGTTTCTCGAAAAAGCAGTGGAAAATCATTCATGATGACTCACCTTATAAACAGATTGTAGCTGCTGCAGGGAGTGGAAAGACGAAAACCGTCATTGGCTATACCATCAAATCCATTGAAGAGAATGAGTTTTTATTACTTCTTTCGTTTAGTCGAAAGGCTTGTGGAGAATTACGAAGTCGGCTGCCGAAAGTATATCATCCTCATGTAGAAATCAGAACCTTTCATGCCTTTTGTTATCATTATATAAAAAAATATCATCCAACATTATCAAAATCAGGATTTCGGATCCTACTTGATGAGCAAAAAGAAAAGTTTATCGAAAACCTGATCCTTTCAGACCCAAAGAAAAGTAAGGGAATTCCCTATGAAATCATAGTAAAAAAGTTAAATCACTTGAAGCAATACCATCCAGAGCTCTTTGAATGGGTGTATCGAGAAATCCAGCACTACAAAAAAGAAAACCACTTTCTCGAATTCGAGGACCTCATTGAAATCGTATTGGAAGGACTAAAGAACCAAGAAGAATGGGTTTCTATTCTAAAAGAAACATATCAAAATGTGATTGTTGATGAATTTCAAGACACGGACCCAAGACAACTGTATTTTTTATCCTTACTTCAGCCAAAGAAGTTGTTTGTTGTGGGAGATGATTGGCAGGCAATTTATGGATTTCGAGGAGCCACTGTGGAACCTTTTTTGAAATTTAGAAAGTTTTTTCATAATGCAAAAGTCTTTTATCTTAACGAGAATTTTCGAAGTTTAGAACCGATTGTCAAACTAGGGAATCACGTAATTTCGTATTCTTCTAAAAAAATTCCCAAAATCGTAAGAACCATTCGAAAGCAAAAATCTCCACATCCCGTTTTGTCTTTCGAGATCCAATCCCACAAAGACGTAGAGAAAATCGTGAATTATGTGGTTTCTTACCAAGCCATGATTCTTGTTCGAAGTAATTATCGAAAAAATTTTTGGCTTCAAAATGGAGTTCCTCTTTCACAAGTGATGACCATCCATAAATCAAAAGGGTTGGAGTTTCCTGTGGTGTTTTTGGATTTGGCAAAAGGATGGAGTGGGGAGGAATTTTTAACCGACGAAGAAATCCGAGTTCTCTACGTAGGAATCACGAGAGCAAAAAACTTGTGTATCATTTTATACGAATATCATCCTACAAGCATTGAATTAAAAATTTTTCGAAAAGTGGTTTTCAAAAAGACAGAAAATTCACGCCATCAAGAGCTTGAGGCTTTTTTAGCGAGAGAAAAAGAACAACGAATTTAA
- a CDS encoding response regulator codes for MKRIVVCEDEPITLRDLRIACNTDFSKIIKEFQDGNEFLEWFRFHSNEVDVVILDIVLKKVDGFVLFHEILNIRPSIPVIFISIENSIPLIRYLASIGAKDYIVKPIKLEQLKIKMQNLLKKL; via the coding sequence ATGAAACGAATTGTTGTTTGTGAAGACGAACCTATCACCCTCAGAGATTTACGAATTGCCTGCAACACAGATTTTTCTAAGATTATAAAAGAATTCCAAGATGGTAATGAATTTCTAGAATGGTTTCGATTTCACTCTAACGAAGTGGATGTGGTCATTTTAGATATTGTTTTGAAAAAAGTTGATGGTTTTGTTTTATTTCATGAAATCCTCAATATAAGACCCAGTATTCCTGTAATCTTTATTTCGATTGAAAACTCAATACCACTAATACGTTATCTTGCTTCGATTGGAGCCAAAGATTACATTGTGAAACCTATCAAACTTGAACAATTAAAAATCAAAATGCAAAATTTATTAAAAAAGCTTTGA
- a CDS encoding TetR/AcrR family transcriptional regulator: MEEAVSQNQNRNINQIVYNTIHNRFRRARTDEARNIRKNALLEAAKQIFFENGYRNTTIKDITDRAGVSIGTFYLYFDNKLTIYKNVLFEGILQLEEHLRNSVKSIDVDTETAEKMIRILAKAYIEFYQRNPEYFDIIAVLNLTEEELRENHTKISKEIHVKARDILRFIESIIRLGKQKKEFKVENTSAAAITIWSLLEGILILNQRNNLSLLKQELNPILDFAIDRFITSLKV, encoded by the coding sequence ATGGAAGAGGCAGTATCCCAAAATCAAAATAGAAATATAAATCAGATTGTATACAACACAATACACAATCGATTTCGTAGAGCTCGAACTGACGAAGCAAGAAACATACGAAAAAATGCACTTTTAGAGGCAGCAAAGCAGATTTTCTTTGAAAACGGTTATCGCAACACAACCATCAAAGACATAACTGATCGAGCTGGAGTCAGCATAGGAACGTTTTATCTATATTTTGATAACAAACTTACAATCTACAAAAACGTGTTGTTCGAAGGGATATTACAATTAGAAGAACACCTACGAAACTCAGTAAAATCTATCGATGTTGATACTGAAACTGCAGAAAAAATGATTCGTATCCTTGCTAAAGCCTATATTGAGTTCTACCAAAGAAACCCTGAATACTTCGACATCATAGCTGTGTTGAATCTAACAGAAGAAGAATTACGGGAAAATCACACCAAAATCAGCAAAGAAATCCACGTAAAAGCAAGAGACATCTTGAGGTTTATTGAATCAATCATTCGGTTAGGGAAACAAAAAAAGGAATTCAAAGTAGAAAACACTTCTGCGGCTGCCATAACCATCTGGAGTTTATTAGAAGGAATTTTGATCCTCAATCAGAGAAACAACTTGAGTTTACTTAAACAAGAATTAAATCCAATTTTGGATTTTGCAATAGATCGTTTTATCACGAGCCTGAAGGTTTAA